In the genome of Mytilus edulis chromosome 14, xbMytEdul2.2, whole genome shotgun sequence, the window AACAATATAAATAGAAATTACGAAAAGAAAAGTAAGGGTTAGTGGGCAAAATTTGTATTGGCAATATCATGCATAAAAATCAGAAATTCCTAATATCTGACAAAGTAGACCGAATTCTTCTGTCCCTATAATGCATATATTTCCTaatttacaattgctttttattgattttgctattttgctattttttatttttttatattgcacaaCATATGCATTATAGGGACAGAAGAATTCGGTCTActgacaaagtaaaacaaaaacaataatagcGAACCTTTAACTTTTGTTCTGCATCCGGACAATAAGCAAATAAAACTTAATCCATAATTTATTCATATGCATGTAAGATGAAATTCCTCGTATAAATTTGACATTGATGCATTGATTTACATTGTCCAATTTATTTCTGGTTATTACTGGATAATTTATACATCCTCTTGCATAAATTAAAGATACACCATTACAACAGATGTGGGTTTTATTTCATACGCAATTGTATATATACTAAGATGACATATGAGAAATAATATgagaaatttaattattttcttagTTTTCGGCCTACTTTTCATGATTGGAATCAAACAATTTGGAATTAATTTAGAACTATTTGATGCACGAGCGGAACAGTCCATATTTGACATAAGGGGTAAGTATCcaggttttatttttcaaaagtggAGGAATCATATTTGTTCctcaatattatttattttttaaacctaTATTATGAAAACTagtatttgaaataattaaaaagcaTAATTCATTAATGACTctaaaaaaattctgaatttgtAGATCGGATGTAGTGACTGCTGTATACCAAATTATTTTCGCGGACACTTTTTTTTTCACTTCGCCCTTTCCAGTCTACCGGGGCACGAGTTGATATCGCAAATGTTTTATCTTCGTGGTGTATTTATTTGAGGAAACTTTTTAAGATCCTACAgtgattgattttttatttatttttttattcgcGAAAGTCGCAAAAATAAATCACACGCGAAAATTAGTTGGCTTACTGTACATGCTAGAAGCACACAAATAGACATCAACAGTGCCACTGCTCCTCTTTTTTTAAAAGTAGTCTAAAGGAGTTACCTCACTGTGAAATTAGTTGATTACAGCTATTTCCCTAATGCATGTAGTTTAAAGGTTTGATTGGCTTGCTTGCATTGTTTTTATACCTATTTGCTTTTAATtgagttttaaattataattaacaGATAGATTTGAGGTTAGTTTGTTTGATGTTATTGAATGCTTGAGCAAatattgatacaaacaaagcaagtaaGCCAACCAAACCTTCAACCTACATATTACGTTAGGAAAACAGCTGTAAGTATAATTGCCAATGTGTCAGTAAATATTTAGCAAAGAGCACCGATAACGCATCAGAACAGATGTTCGTCTAATTTCCCATGCATTATGTTCATGCACACAATGGCCGTTTCCAAAATGCTTTTGaatctgttctaaaaataattaaaattacaaCTTCTTGTTTATGTTACGACGCGACCTCACTTTGGCATCACTCGATAACTTAAGTATGTTACATGTAACACGATGACATATAGATTCCATCACTGCAACAAGTCTGTACGATATTTcaccactcgagacagttaattttgatatttaaaccACGAGGCTTGCCTTTAAACTGGACAATACTGGCAAATAATTAAAGCCGTACATCAAATACAGATAACAGATTTATATGGGAAAAAAGGTTATGAATACAATAGATTTTCTTTTCAGATAgtcatgaatatgcatatatatctTGCCACAAGACTTTAAGGAAAACGAAAACAAATTATGATGATCAAAATTAATTTGGTTTCAttcataattttaacaaaaatatgtcaTCCGGATTGTCttttaaatgagtttttttttgtattatcacATGGTTAAACGTGAAGGTATTCagtattttgtataatatatcagTCAGATTGTCTATTTCCTTCTctttttcatacatattttctCTTTCCTTCTCTCTCtgatatctattttcttgtttcaGATAACCAGAGGGCTCTAGATAGTGCGTtccatttttatcttttttatatcatgGTTTTAATTATGTCAAATTATTTGGTATTTTGTTCAATATATCAGTCAGATTGTCTATTTCCTTCTCTTGTTCATATATGTTTCAGATAACCAGAGAGCTCCTGATTGTAGTTCCAGttttatttattctattttatgGTTATCatagttatatataaaattatgtagcattttgtataatatatcagTCGCATTTTCTATTTCCTTCTctgtttcatatatattttctCTTTCCTTCTCTCTCTCAtatcttttttcttgttttagaTAAACAGAGAGCTCTTGATTGttgtttcagttttatttttctattttatggttatcatagttatatataaaattatgtagcattttgtttaattttgtatcAGTCGCATTTTCTATTTCCTACTctgtttcatatatattttctCTTCCATTCTCTCTCTCATATCTATTTTCTAGTTTCAGATAACCAGAGAGCTTCAGATGGTGGTTCCACTCCTGTACGCGTATCTAACAACACTGCTTTGTTAAGGGACAAGACATATGAACCAAAGAACACTACTTTAACCAATCATGTTCATGAAGAAAGAACAAAAAATCAAACTTCGTTTAGATGTCCGGAGGAAAATTCGGATAACTggaattttaattgtaaaataccATGCGCAAATATGCCGGATAAAATAAATGTGTCGGAGCATGCGCAACCTCGTATCAATTGTCAGACGATGCAGCCTGTTATGGAACTTGAAAATGTGACTGGAATGGAACCAGTTCAGGTTTTTCCAGAAAATTCCGAATGCCTCCAGACATTTGTAATGGAGAATTGTCACGATAAAGAACCGGTCCCAAACTTAGTTCATTACATTTGGTTTTCTAAACGAGAaatgaatttttatcattttcttaGCTTTCTTAGTGCAAGTAGATTTTTAGACCCGTGTCTTATTTTGGTACATGGAGACCATCTTCCATTCGGAAGATACTGGGAATATCTATTGACTTTGGTGCCAAATATGGTGCATGTTCAAAGAAGTCCCCCGGAAGATATATTCGGAAAACCGTTTGGCTATATTGAACACAAAGCTGATATCGCCAGAATACAGGCTTTACAGAGTGAGTACATGGTGGCACATACCTATTATTTTCACACCGATCACTCATACGTATTTGCCTCACACCGATAGcacatacatgtacctatatTGCCTCACACCGTTCGCACATACCTTTGTTTGCCTCACACCGTTCGCCCAAACCTTTTTTTCTCACAACGATCGCACAAACCTTGTGGCCTCAAACCGATCGCACATACATACTTGCCTCACATCAATCACACATAACTATTTGTCTCACACCGATCACACATACATATTTGCTTCACACCGATCGCACATACCTTTTTTGTCTCACAACGAAAGCACATACTTTTTTCTCAACGATCGCACAAACCTATTTGTCTCACACCGATCAAACATACCTATTTGTCTCGCACAGGTTGCACATACCTACTTGCCTCACACCGATACTTTGTAGCACATACCTATTTGCCTTCAAACCGATCACACATACCTATTTGTCTCACACCGGTCACACATACATACTTTCCTCACATCGATCACACATACCTATTTGTCTCACATTGGTCGTCGCACATACCTACTTGCCTCACACCGATACATTATAGCACATACCTATTTGCCTCAAATCGATCGCACATACCTATATGCCTCACACCAATCACACATATCTATTTGACCTCATACCGATCACACATACCAATTTGTCTCACACCGATCACACATACATATTTGCCTCACACCGATCACACATAAATATTTCTCACACCGATAGCACATACCTACTTGTCTCATACCGATCGCACATACCTATTTACCTCATACTGATCACACATACCTATTTACCTCATACCGATCACTCATACATATTTGCCTCACACCGATCTCACATACATATTTGCTTCACAACGATCGCACATACCAATTTGCCTCTCACCGATCACACATACCTATTCGCCTTCACACCAGTCAGATATACATATATGTCTCACACCGATCACAAAAACCTATTTGTCTCACACCGATCAAACATACCTATTTGCCTTCATACCGATCACACATACCTATTTGCCTTCACACAGATCGAACATATCCATTGTCTCACATCGATCACAAAAACCTATTTGTCTCACATCGATCACACATACCTATTTGTCTCACACCGATCACACATACCTATTTGTCTCACACCTATCACACATACCTATTTGTCTCACACCTATCACACATACCTATTTGCCTTCACACCGATCGCACATACATATTTGTCTCACACCAGTCACACATACCTATATGTCTCACACCAATCACACACACCCATTTGTCTCACACTGATCACACATACCGATTTGTCTCACATCGGTCGCACACACCGATTACACATACCTATTTGCCTCATAGCGATCGCACATACCATTTTGTCTTTAACGAGTCGCACTTACCTTTTTGACTTCACAGCGATCGCacacttttttttctctcacaacgATCGCACATACATATTGGCCTTACACCGATCACACATACCTATTTACCTCACACCGATCATGCAATAACGTTACGAAAAGGCATGCGATAATAACCGGAAGCAGTTAATTTATATGTTGATAGTATGATAAAATCATTACATTTCCAAAATGATGCTTAGTGGGTGGACTCGACGCGTATGATAGAAGAGATCATAGAAAATGtgattgtttttattgattaatttttcacctcattttaatattcaactttgTTCTACTGAAATGACTTATCAAACTATGTCTGTGTGCATATGACATCTTCTTGTATCACGTGACACCTACTTGTATCACTTGACATCTACTTATATTATCTCTGTTGCAGGGTTTGGAGGAATTTACATTGACACAGATGAGATTATACTTCGATCTCTGGATCCACTACGAAAATATCCAGTTACTTTGAGTCGTGCAGTTGATTATAATCTCAGTAATGGTCTAATTCTTGCAGAGAGAAACGCAACTTTCCTAAACATTTGGTATTCCCAATACAAAACGTACGACAAAAGTCAGTGGGGATATCATTCAACAATTGTGCCTTTTTTGTTATCTAAAAAGTACCCGGACTTAATTCATGTTGAAAATAAAACGTTTGTAAGACCTAGTTGGCAACAGCTTCCGCTGCTGTTTGAGAAGAATTTCGATTGGTCGAAAAACTAtggtatacatttatatattcgattttataaatttacacacgattttaatgatatcaaatatCTAAATACAACAGTTGGATCAGTAGGCAGACATGTGTTGTATGGAAGTAAAGAACTctgtgaaaaataataataaaaaaaaaactatattgaaGTTGCTCTTGTGGATATATATGTACTAGTATGCTGTATTATAGGTATCACTTTTTTTGCTATCTgtataaaagaaggacgaaagataccaaagggacagtcaacctcttaaatcgaaaataaaccaaCAACGCCTTGCtagaaatgaaaaaagacaaacagacactcattagaacacatgacacaacatagaaaacttaaagaaaaaacaacacgaaccccaccaaaactaggggatatctcaggtgctccggaagggtaagcagatcctgctctacatgtggcactcTTCGTGTTTCTTATGTGATAGCAAATATACACGGgtcaatttgtgaaataaaactTTAGCTAGTCTTCTTTTCGTTGAACGGCATATCTATATTTTGTACTAGCTGGGATATGCACGTGGCTCAtgaacaggtcgagaactctagatttctttacgtcagaatatatttgcatagtaatttcccaaacacaaggccaatacggccttgacaaactgaccaatcgactcactgagctacaatgcattgtgggctactacgagtttacTACATACTTAAAgcacgtggaattagtggaagaactgtcaactaatatagtgtctgtgattctcaaaatatatgtttttgttctgcgaatgtgatcattgtaaaatatataacataatcttcaatttacATGTTCAGattaaaaaattattgtttacgggcttcactattcgactttctttttcgccttgttaAAGTTGTGGAACAGGTTTTTTCCATAGTACCTGTGCAATAATTTTACGGAAATTTCAGATGATATGACCACTGTCCACTATGAAATttttttgagctcttttaaacctgtataatgtcattccaaaatcatttctgcctagaaaaacacgaaaactttcattgaaacacttctttctgtactggatgtgtaatatttttttttatcaggacctgaactaaaagtaagaacatcatactattcagtatgctaaaaataagtgttatgaaagcggcaggggcggatccagccattttaaaaaagggggtcctaaccctggacaaaaaaaaaggggggttccaactacatgtccacATCCAAATGACatccaaatgcattgatcgtccaaaaataAGGGGTCCATCCACCGGaatcccccctggatccgccactgagcagatacggtatatagctcaatacattttgtatagtttcatccatcgataatgtccgtttgttgctaatttcatcacaaaatatacctcagaggtttttcatcgttcggctgctgtcctgttgacatatgtaaaatatctccaatatttaGTCTCTG includes:
- the LOC139503845 gene encoding uncharacterized protein isoform X1, whose translation is MSCVRVIFALCFVEVFGLLFMIGIKQFGINLELFDARAEQSIFDIRVSDNQRASDGGSTPVRVSNNTALLRDKTYEPKNTTLTNHVHEERTKNQTSFRCPEENSDNWNFNCKIPCANMPDKINVSEHAQPRINCQTMQPVMELENVTGMEPVQVFPENSECLQTFVMENCHDKEPVPNLVHYIWFSKREMNFYHFLSFLSASRFLDPCLILVHGDHLPFGRYWEYLLTLVPNMVHVQRSPPEDIFGKPFGYIEHKADIARIQALQRFGGIYIDTDEIILRSLDPLRKYPVTLSRAVDYNLSNGLILAERNATFLNIWYSQYKTYDKSQWGYHSTIVPFLLSKKYPDLIHVENKTFVRPSWQQLPLLFEKNFDWSKNYGIHLYIRFYKFTHDFNDIKYLNTTVGSVGRHVLYGSKELCEK
- the LOC139503845 gene encoding uncharacterized protein isoform X4 translates to MSCVRVIFALCFVEVSDNQRASDGGSTPVRVSNNTALLRDKTYEPKNTTLTNHVHEERTKNQTSFRCPEENSDNWNFNCKIPCANMPDKINVSEHAQPRINCQTMQPVMELENVTGMEPVQVFPENSECLQTFVMENCHDKEPVPNLVHYIWFSKREMNFYHFLSFLSASRFLDPCLILVHGDHLPFGRYWEYLLTLVPNMVHVQRSPPEDIFGKPFGYIEHKADIARIQALQRFGGIYIDTDEIILRSLDPLRKYPVTLSRAVDYNLSNGLILAERNATFLNIWYSQYKTYDKSQWGYHSTIVPFLLSKKYPDLIHVENKTFVRPSWQQLPLLFEKNFDWSKNYGIHLYIRFYKFTHDFNDIKYLNTTVGSVGRHVLYGSKELCEK